A genomic stretch from Bordetella sp. N includes:
- a CDS encoding ABC transporter ATP-binding protein has product MASIELDLSHSYVSHPISDEDYALLPLNYTFRDGGAYALLGPSGCGKTTLLNCISGLLRPSSGTIRFDGHDVTGQTPQERNIAQVFQFPVVYDTMTVAQNLAFPLRNRKIPEDQVRARIGQIAEMLDLTPVLDRRARNLAADAKQKISLGRGLVRSDVSAVLFDEPLTVIDPHLKWELRRKLKEIHKELKLTLIYVTHDQTEALTFADQVVVMSRGRVVQIGSADDLFLRPTHTFVGHFIGSPGMNFLPARWVQDGIQVGSRRLTGLAPALARNLAQAGEFTLGVRPEFTNPRPEDAPGALPVTVTRLQDVGTYLLLTGTFEQHVIRARLPLDSEATPPGSVAWLSVLNPKTCFYRDEALIP; this is encoded by the coding sequence ACCTTTCGGGACGGCGGCGCCTACGCGCTGTTGGGACCCTCCGGCTGCGGCAAGACGACCCTGTTGAACTGTATCTCGGGCCTGCTGCGCCCGTCGTCCGGAACCATACGCTTCGACGGGCACGACGTCACCGGGCAGACGCCGCAAGAGCGCAATATCGCCCAGGTCTTCCAGTTTCCGGTTGTCTACGACACCATGACGGTGGCGCAGAACCTGGCTTTTCCGTTGCGCAATCGCAAGATTCCGGAGGACCAGGTACGCGCGCGGATAGGGCAGATCGCTGAAATGCTGGATCTGACGCCTGTCCTGGACCGCCGCGCGCGCAACCTCGCCGCGGATGCCAAGCAGAAGATTTCGCTGGGACGGGGGCTGGTCCGCAGTGACGTCTCGGCCGTCCTGTTCGATGAGCCGCTGACCGTGATCGATCCGCATCTGAAGTGGGAGTTGCGGCGCAAGCTCAAGGAGATCCACAAAGAGCTGAAGCTGACGCTCATCTACGTCACCCACGACCAGACTGAAGCGCTGACGTTCGCCGACCAGGTGGTGGTGATGTCGCGGGGCCGGGTGGTGCAGATCGGCAGCGCGGACGATTTGTTCCTGCGGCCGACGCATACCTTCGTCGGCCATTTCATCGGATCGCCGGGCATGAATTTCCTGCCCGCCCGCTGGGTTCAGGATGGAATCCAGGTGGGTTCGCGCCGTCTGACCGGCCTGGCGCCGGCGCTTGCCCGCAACCTGGCGCAGGCCGGTGAGTTCACCTTGGGCGTGCGCCCGGAGTTCACGAATCCGCGGCCCGAGGACGCGCCCGGCGCCTTGCCGGTGACCGTTACCCGCTTGCAGGATGTGGGTACCTATCTGCTGCTTACGGGTACCTTCGAACAGCATGTGATCCGGGCCCGTCTGCCCTTGGACAGCGAGGCCACGCCACCTGGCAGCGTGGCGTGGCTGTCGGTGCTGAATCCCAAGACCTGTTTCTACCGCGACGAGGCATTGATCCCATGA
- a CDS encoding carbohydrate ABC transporter permease encodes MKPINQKAWFLILPVVLSVAFSAILPLMTVVNYSVQDIIAPDRRVFVGTEWFAAVLQDEELHNALWRQIGFSVAVLVVEIPLGILLALCMPAQGWRASAVLVVVALSLLIPWNVVGTIWQVFGRSDIGLLGAALAGMGVDYNYTGNVLDAWLTVLVMDVWHWTPLVALLCYAGLRAIPQAYYQAARIDGASRMAVFRYIELPKMRGVLMIAVLLRFMDSFMIYTEPFVLTGGGPGNATTFLSQYLTQKAVGQFDLGPAAAFSIVYFLIILLLCFILYNWIQRAGTSGAADEENVHA; translated from the coding sequence ATGAAACCGATCAATCAGAAAGCCTGGTTCCTGATTCTGCCTGTCGTCTTGAGCGTGGCATTCTCCGCCATCCTGCCCTTGATGACCGTGGTCAATTATTCGGTACAGGACATCATCGCGCCCGACCGCCGCGTCTTCGTGGGAACGGAGTGGTTCGCCGCTGTGTTGCAGGACGAAGAGTTGCACAACGCGCTGTGGCGGCAGATCGGGTTTTCCGTGGCGGTGCTGGTGGTCGAGATTCCCCTGGGTATCTTGCTGGCGCTATGCATGCCTGCGCAAGGCTGGCGGGCGTCGGCGGTCCTGGTCGTGGTTGCCTTGTCGCTGCTCATACCCTGGAACGTGGTCGGCACGATATGGCAGGTCTTCGGCCGCAGCGATATCGGCTTGCTTGGCGCCGCGTTGGCCGGCATGGGCGTCGACTACAACTACACCGGCAATGTCCTGGATGCCTGGCTGACAGTATTGGTGATGGATGTCTGGCATTGGACCCCGCTGGTCGCCTTGCTCTGCTACGCCGGATTGCGGGCGATTCCCCAGGCCTATTACCAGGCGGCGCGCATCGACGGGGCATCGCGGATGGCCGTGTTCCGCTATATCGAGCTGCCCAAGATGCGTGGGGTGCTGATGATCGCCGTGCTCCTGCGCTTCATGGACAGCTTCATGATCTACACCGAGCCTTTCGTGCTCACGGGAGGCGGGCCGGGCAATGCCACGACCTTCCTGTCCCAATATTTGACCCAAAAAGCCGTGGGGCAATTCGACCTGGGACCCGCGGCGGCGTTTTCCATCGTCTATTTCCTGATCATCCTGCTGCTGTGCTTCATCCTCTACAACTGGATTCAACGCGCCGGCACCTCGGGCGCGGCCGACGAGGAGAACGTCCATGCGTGA
- a CDS encoding carbohydrate ABC transporter permease, which translates to MRDKPIIWRSAFLIVYLVFAILPLYWMLNMSFKTNTEIVSSLTLWPHDFTLRHYQTIFTDPSWYSGYINSLIYVVINTVISLLVALPAAYAFSRYSFIGDKHVFFWLLTNRMTPPAVFLLPFFQLYSALGLMDTHLAVALAHLVFNVPLAVWILEGFMSGVPREIDETAYVDGYSFPRFFLTIFLPLIKAGVGVTAFFCFMFSWVELLLARTLTSVNAKPIVATMTRTVSASGMDWGVLAAAGVLTIVPGAIVIWFVRHYIAKGFAMGRV; encoded by the coding sequence ATGCGTGACAAGCCCATCATCTGGCGCAGTGCGTTCCTGATCGTCTATCTGGTCTTCGCCATCCTGCCGCTGTACTGGATGTTGAATATGTCTTTCAAGACCAATACGGAGATCGTCAGCTCGCTGACCCTCTGGCCGCACGATTTCACCCTGCGTCACTACCAGACCATTTTCACCGACCCGTCCTGGTATTCGGGATACATCAACTCCCTTATCTACGTGGTTATCAACACGGTGATTTCGCTGCTGGTGGCGCTGCCGGCCGCCTATGCGTTCTCCCGCTACAGCTTCATCGGCGACAAGCATGTGTTTTTCTGGCTGCTGACCAACCGCATGACGCCGCCGGCGGTCTTTCTGCTGCCGTTCTTCCAGCTGTATAGCGCCCTGGGCCTGATGGACACGCACCTTGCCGTGGCCCTGGCACATCTGGTGTTCAACGTGCCGCTGGCGGTGTGGATCCTGGAAGGTTTCATGTCCGGCGTACCGCGGGAGATCGACGAGACGGCATATGTGGACGGCTATTCCTTCCCGCGCTTTTTCCTGACCATCTTCCTGCCCCTGATCAAGGCGGGGGTGGGGGTGACGGCGTTCTTCTGCTTCATGTTCAGCTGGGTGGAGCTGTTGCTGGCGCGCACCCTCACGTCGGTGAACGCCAAGCCCATCGTCGCCACCATGACGCGGACCGTTTCAGCATCCGGGATGGACTGGGGCGTATTGGCTGCCGCTGGTGTCCTGACCATTGTTCCTGGCGCCATCGTCATCTGGTTTGTGCGGCATTACATCGCGAAGGGATTCGCCATGGGGCGGGTCTAG
- a CDS encoding DUF2160 domain-containing protein, producing MLNWMVWTLPVAIFFACIVLMLVGMTLFELRSPTHLRKGFLPIATTRGDRLFIGLMCAAWVNLLFVGLDERFATWFSLETPPSVWISFVISMLLLAFILRKG from the coding sequence ATGTTGAACTGGATGGTCTGGACGCTGCCCGTCGCCATATTTTTCGCCTGCATCGTGCTGATGCTGGTGGGGATGACGCTGTTCGAGCTGCGTTCGCCCACGCATTTGCGTAAAGGCTTCCTGCCGATTGCCACCACGCGGGGCGATCGGCTGTTCATCGGTTTGATGTGCGCGGCCTGGGTCAACCTGCTGTTCGTGGGCCTGGACGAACGTTTCGCTACGTGGTTTTCGCTGGAAACGCCGCCGTCGGTGTGGATCAGCTTCGTGATCTCCATGCTGTTGCTGGCGTTCATCCTGCGCAAGGGCTAG
- a CDS encoding ABC transporter substrate-binding protein — protein sequence MKLRMHAVAAAIALIGTQGAWAGEPEAKKWIDAEFQPSTLSKDQQMAEMKWFIEAAAKLKAKGVNEINVVSETITTHEYESKTLARAFAEITGIKVNHDIIQEGDVVEKLQTSMQSGKSIYDGWISDSDLIGTHYRYGAILPLSDYMQGAGKEYTNPELDLKDFIGTRFTTAPDGKLYQLPDQQFANVYWFRADWFARQDLRDKFKAKYGYDLGVPTNWSAYEDIAEFFTNDVKELDGKRIYGHMDYGKKDPSLGWRFTDAWLSMAGAADKGLPNGMPVDEWGIRVADDKCTPVGASVARGGATNSPAAVYALTKYIDWMKKFAPSQAMGMTFSESGPVPAQGHIAQQIFWYTAFTADMTKKGLPVVNADGTPKWRMAPSPYGPYWKDGMQNGYQDVGSWTFFKSTDPNRMSAAWLYAQFVTSKSVSLKKSITGLTFIRDSDINSDYFTKNAANYGGLIEFYRSPARVAWTPTGNNVPDYPKLAQLWWNNVAAAVTGEKTPQQAMDNLANEMDQVMARLERAGMAHCAPKLNARSDPSKWLSDEHAPWKKLANEKPKGETIAYDKLLQAWKEGKVR from the coding sequence ATGAAATTGCGTATGCATGCCGTGGCGGCCGCCATCGCCCTGATCGGAACACAGGGCGCATGGGCCGGAGAACCGGAGGCGAAGAAGTGGATCGATGCCGAGTTTCAGCCTTCGACGCTGTCCAAGGACCAGCAGATGGCCGAGATGAAATGGTTCATCGAGGCCGCGGCCAAGCTCAAGGCCAAGGGGGTCAATGAAATCAATGTGGTGTCGGAGACTATCACCACCCACGAGTACGAGTCCAAAACCTTGGCTCGCGCTTTCGCGGAAATCACGGGGATCAAGGTCAACCACGACATCATTCAGGAAGGGGACGTGGTCGAGAAGCTGCAGACGTCCATGCAGTCCGGCAAGTCCATCTACGACGGCTGGATTTCCGATTCCGACCTGATCGGCACCCATTACCGGTACGGTGCCATCCTGCCGCTGTCCGACTATATGCAGGGCGCAGGCAAGGAATACACCAATCCCGAGTTGGATCTGAAGGATTTCATCGGGACGCGCTTCACGACGGCGCCGGACGGCAAGCTCTATCAGTTGCCCGATCAGCAATTCGCCAACGTGTACTGGTTCCGGGCCGATTGGTTCGCGCGCCAGGACTTGCGCGACAAGTTCAAGGCCAAGTATGGCTATGACCTGGGCGTGCCGACGAACTGGTCCGCCTATGAGGACATCGCGGAGTTCTTCACCAATGACGTCAAGGAACTGGACGGCAAGCGCATCTATGGCCACATGGATTATGGGAAAAAGGATCCCTCCCTGGGCTGGCGCTTCACCGATGCCTGGCTCTCCATGGCCGGCGCCGCCGACAAGGGCTTGCCCAATGGGATGCCGGTGGATGAATGGGGCATCCGGGTCGCCGACGACAAGTGCACTCCGGTGGGGGCGTCGGTGGCGCGGGGCGGGGCGACCAACAGCCCGGCCGCGGTGTATGCATTGACCAAGTACATCGACTGGATGAAGAAGTTCGCGCCGTCCCAGGCTATGGGTATGACCTTCTCGGAATCGGGACCCGTTCCGGCGCAGGGGCATATCGCGCAACAGATCTTCTGGTACACGGCGTTCACGGCCGACATGACCAAGAAGGGGTTGCCGGTGGTGAATGCGGACGGCACGCCGAAGTGGCGCATGGCGCCGTCACCCTATGGGCCGTACTGGAAGGACGGCATGCAGAACGGCTACCAGGATGTGGGATCCTGGACCTTCTTCAAGTCGACCGACCCGAACCGAATGTCGGCGGCGTGGCTCTACGCGCAATTCGTCACGTCCAAGTCCGTATCGCTGAAGAAATCCATTACGGGGCTGACCTTCATTCGGGACAGCGATATCAACAGTGACTACTTCACCAAGAACGCGGCGAACTATGGCGGCCTGATAGAGTTCTACCGCAGTCCGGCGCGGGTGGCCTGGACGCCGACCGGCAACAACGTGCCCGACTATCCCAAGCTGGCGCAACTCTGGTGGAACAACGTGGCAGCGGCCGTGACCGGGGAGAAAACTCCGCAGCAGGCCATGGATAACCTGGCGAATGAAATGGATCAGGTCATGGCGCGGCTGGAG